In a single window of the Alosa sapidissima isolate fAloSap1 chromosome 18, fAloSap1.pri, whole genome shotgun sequence genome:
- the si:cabz01007794.1 gene encoding putative ferric-chelate reductase 1 isoform X1: protein MDRLFRIFLGLCVMLAAAQASNVTVSTLNTTVTNSTCGTRRACFSDPVSCNPATDRSCLFVSTKSDGSSNLNFELRGESNGYIAVALSTDMNAGGNDKTYICANNNSAVLFVFALLNNSALTTQSDVSSIANVSGSINQTTIQCVFNVIGLNATSRANAATTFSIVLANGTVYANGSLSNPTVRTVTAQLDLSNVTSTNTATTTVAPSTNSTNASNVTTTITTTTATTTTTSGANISLQHGLSQAVLILLGVLAIRMM from the exons ATGGATAGACTTTTCCGCATTTTTCTTGGACTGTGTGTGATGCTGGCCGCGGCGCAGGCGTCCAATGTTACTGTGTCCACACTCAAT ACGACCGTGACCAACTCCACATGTGGGACACGTCGCGCATGTTTCTCTGATCCAGTGTCCTGCAACCCCGCGACGGATAGATCATGTCTGTTCGTCTCCACAAAGTCCGATGGCAGTAGCAACCTGAATTTTGAACTCCGTGGAGAGTCCAACGGCTACATCGCCGTAGCTCTATCAACTGACATGAACGCG GGAGGCAACGACAAAACCTACATTTGCGCTAACAACAACTCTGCTGTCCTGTTTGTCTTTGCCCTGCTGAACAACAGTGCACTAACCACTCAAAGTGACGTA TCAAGCATTGCTAATGTCAGTGGTTCAATCAATCAAACCaccattcagtgtgtgtttaaCGTGATTGGCCTGAACGCAACATCCCGTGCCAATGCTGCAACCACCTTTTCAATTGTACTGGCCAATGGGACTGTTTATGCTAAtg GTTCACTTTCAAACCCGACTGTGCGAACAGTCACTGCACAGCTAGACCTGTCCAACGTCACTAGCACCaacacagcaacaacaactGTTGCTCCTAGCACCAACTCAACAAACGCCTCCAatgtcaccaccacca tcaccaccaccactgccaccaccacaacaacctCAGGGGCCAACATTTCTCTGCAGCACGGTCTTTCACAAG CTGTATTGATCCTCCTCGGTGTCCTGGCCATCAGGATGATGTGA
- the si:cabz01007794.1 gene encoding putative ferric-chelate reductase 1 isoform X2, producing MDRLFRIFLGLCVMLAAAQASNVTVSTLNTTVTNSTCGTRRACFSDPVSCNPATDRSCLFVSTKSDGSSNLNFELRGESNGYIAVALSTDMNAGGNDKTYICANNNSAVLFVFALLNNSALTTQSDVSSIANVSGSINQTTIQCVFNVIGLNATSRANAATTFSIVLANGTVYANGSLSNPTVRTVTAQLDLSNVTSTNTATTTVAPSTNSTNASNVTTTTATTTTTSGANISLQHGLSQAVLILLGILAIGMM from the exons ATGGATAGACTTTTCCGCATTTTTCTTGGACTGTGTGTGATGCTGGCCGCGGCGCAGGCGTCCAATGTTACTGTGTCCACACTCAAT ACGACCGTGACCAACTCCACATGTGGGACACGTCGCGCATGTTTCTCTGATCCAGTGTCCTGCAACCCCGCGACGGATAGATCATGTCTGTTCGTCTCCACAAAGTCCGATGGCAGTAGCAACCTGAATTTTGAACTCCGTGGAGAGTCCAACGGCTACATCGCCGTAGCTCTATCAACTGACATGAACGCG GGAGGCAACGACAAAACCTACATTTGCGCTAACAACAACTCTGCTGTCCTGTTTGTCTTTGCCCTGCTGAACAACAGTGCACTAACCACTCAAAGTGACGTA TCAAGCATTGCTAATGTCAGTGGTTCAATCAATCAAACCaccattcagtgtgtgtttaaCGTGATTGGCCTGAACGCAACATCCCGTGCCAATGCTGCAACCACCTTTTCAATTGTACTGGCCAATGGGACTGTTTATGCTAAtg GTTCACTTTCAAACCCGACTGTGCGAACAGTCACTGCACAGCTAGACCTGTCCAACGTCACTAGCACCaacacagcaacaacaactGTTGCTCCTAGCACCAACTCAACAAACGCCTCCAatgtcaccaccaccactgccaccaccacaacaacctCAGGGGCCAACATTTCTCTGCAGCACGGTCTTTCACAAG cTGTATTGATCCTCCTCGGTATCCTGGCCATCGGGATGATGTGA